A single region of the Apodemus sylvaticus chromosome 7, mApoSyl1.1, whole genome shotgun sequence genome encodes:
- the LOC127689811 gene encoding ubiquitin-conjugating enzyme E2 N-like: protein MPFSDLPRRIIKETQRLLAEPVPGIKAEPEESNARYFHVVIAGPQDSPFEGGTFKLELFLPEEYPMAAPKVRFMTKIYHPNVDKLGRICLDILKDKWSPALQIRTVLLSIQALSSAPNPDDPLANDVAEQWKTNEAQAVETARAWTRLYAMNNI from the exons atgccct tttcagATCTGCCCCGCAGGATCATCAAGGAAACCCAGCGTTTGCTGGCAGAACCAGTTCCTGGCATTAAAGCAGAACCAGAGGAGAGCAACGCCCGTTATTTTCATGTGGTCATTGCTGGCCCCCAGGATTCCCCCTTTGAGGGGGGGACTTTTAAACTTGAACTATTCCTTCCAGAAGAATACCCAATGGCAGCACCTAAAGTACGTTTCATGACCAAAATTTATCATCCTAATGTAGACAAGTTGGGAAGAATATGTTTAGATATTTTGAAAGATAAgtggtccccagcactgcagatcCGAACAGTTCTGCTATCAATCCAGGCTTTGTCAAGTGCTCCTAATCCAGATGATCCATTAGCCAATGATGTAGCCGAGCAGTGGAAGACCAACGAAGCCCAAGCCGTAGAGACAGCGAGAGCATGGACTAGGCTATATGCCATGAACAATATTTAA